One genomic segment of Falco peregrinus isolate bFalPer1 chromosome 7, bFalPer1.pri, whole genome shotgun sequence includes these proteins:
- the FBXO48 gene encoding F-box only protein 48: MSRGRRLMTQRRRAAPQHPLRAGEGTTPPTTHPPVRRCGEVARPALRPRGWRGSAWPPRDPRGGEGRGGGGGGGGGGGGRGDFVAVLPPEVSSQIFSDLDVESLCHAAVTCKGWHRVIESDDGLWRPHCLSARAVCQREIDGDRGSGYSWKITLLRNYWKSKVKQEWLSGKYSNIPSQNSLPEKSMYPMDVDTWGEILEAELER, from the exons ATGAGCCGCGGGCGCCGCCTGATGACGCAACGACGTCGCGCGGCGCCCCAGCACCCCCTGCGGGCCGGGGAAGGGACAACCCcgcccaccacccacccacccgtCCGCCGCTGCGGC GAGGTGGCCCGCCCCGCCCTGAGGCCGCGGGGATGGAGGGGGAGCGCTTGGCCGCCGCGGGACCCGCGGGGGGGGGAAGgacggggaggaggaggaggaggaggaggaggaggaggaggaaggggtgaCTTCGTGGCTGTCCTCCCTCCGGAGGTGAGCTCTCAGATTTTCAGCGACCTGGACGTTGAGAGCTTGTGTCACGCCGCGGTGACGTGTAAGGGCTGGCATCGCGTCATCGAGAGCGACGACGGGCTGTGGAGGCCCCACTGCCTGAGCGCCAGGGCCGTCTGCCAGCGGGAGATCGATGGCGATCGTGGCAGCGGGTACTCCTGGAAG ATCACATTACTGAGAAACtactggaaaagcaaagtgaaGCAAGAATGGCTGAGTGGGAAATACAGCAACATTCCTTCACAAAACAGCTTACCAGAGAAAAGCATGTATCCGATGGATGTTGACACGTGGGGAGAAATCCTGGAAGCAGAACTTGAGAGATGA